The following DNA comes from Caulobacter sp. X.
GCGGCGGGTCTCGGACTTGCCGATGGTGATGTTGCTGGCGGACAGGTTCAGCAGGATCTCGGCGCCGGCCAGGGCCTGAGCCGTGCTGGGCGGATTGGGCGTCCAGACGTCCTCGCAGATCTCGACGCCGACGGTGAACGGCGTGGCGCCGCTGGCGCGGAACAGGACGTCGGTCCCGAACGGAACAGACTGGCCTGCGAGGTTCAGGGTCTTGCCGGCAACGCCCGCGCCCGGCGTGAACCAGCGGCGCTCGTAGAACTCGCGGTAGTTGGGAAGAAAGCTCTTCGGGACGACGCCCAGCACCTTACCGCCTTGGATCGCGACGGCCGTATTGTAGAGGCGGCCGGCATCGCGCAGCGGCGCGCCCACGACCATCATCGGCGAGAGCGCGCGGCTCTCCTCGGCCAAGGTCGCGATCGCGGCCTCGACGGCGTCCAGCAGCACCTCCTGCTGCAGCAGGTCATCGATCGTGTAGCCGGTCAGGCCCAGCTCGGGGAACACGATGACCGCGACGCCGGCGTCGTGCGCCTCGCGCGCCAGGGCCAGGACGCTCTGGGCGTTCCTGACGGGATCGGCCAGCTTCACCTTCGGCACGGCGGTCGCCACCCGGACGAAGCCGTGGCGGTAGGGCGAGAAGAACGACGGACTACCCAAGCGACCGGCCTTTCCCATCTTGCGGCCGCCTTATGCTGAAAGTGAGCATAAGGCGCGCTCCAGCTATAACGCCTGCGGAGCATGTTGCATAGCGCCCACGGCGGGCGATCGGCTCCCCTCTTGAGCCCCTGTCGCGGGTTGACCCCTCCGGGTTCCCATGCGACTGCGCCGATCGCGCAGCCCCGCAAAACAACGATAAAGACGGAACTTCCATGCCCGTTTCGCCCATCAAGATGGCCGACGCGATCCGCGTCCTTTCCATGGACGCCGTGCACAAGGCCAAGTCCGGCCACCAAGGCATGCCGATGGGCATGGCCGACGTGGCGACGGTGCTTTGGAGCAAGTTCCTGAAGTTCGACGCGTCCAAGCCCGACTGGGCCGACCGCGACCGCTTCGTCCTGTCGGCCGGCCACGGCTCGATGCTGCTCTATTCCCTGCTTCACCTGACCGGCTTCAAGGCCGTGACGATGAAGGAGATCGAGAATTTCCGTCAGTGGGGTTCGCTGACCCCCGGCCATCCGGAAGTCCACCACACCCCGGGCGTCGAGACCACCACGGGTCCGCTGGGCCAAGGCTTGGCGACCGCCGTCGGCATGGCGATGGCCGAAGCCCATCTGGCCGCCCGCTTTGGCCATGACCTCGTCGACCACCGCACCTGGGTGATCGCCGGCGACGGCTGCCTGATGGAGGGCGTCAGCCACGAGGCGATCAGCATCGCCGGCCGCCTTCGCCTGAAGAAGCTGACGGTGCTGTTCGACGACAACAACACCACGATCGACGGCGAGGCCACGATCTCCGAGACCGGCGACCAGGTCGCCCGCTTCAAGGCCGCCGGCTGGGCCGTAAAGGTCGTCGACGGCCACGACCACGGCAAGATCGCCGCCGCCCTGCGCTGGGCCACCAAGCAGGACCGCCCGACCATGATCGCGTGCAAGACGCTGATCTCGAAGGGCGCGGGTCCCAAGGAAGGCGACCCCCACAGCCACGGCTACACCCTGTTCGACGACCAGATCAAAGCCGCCCGCGAGGCCATGGGCTGGGACGCCGCGCCGTTCACCGTGCCGGACGACATCGCCAAGGCCTGGAAGAGCGTCGGCCGCCGCGGCGCGAAGGTCCGCAAGGCCTGGGAGGCCAAACTCTCGGCCTCGGCGTATGCCAGCGACTTCACCCGCGCCATGAAGGGCGAGCTGCCCGCCAACGCCTTCGAGGCGCTG
Coding sequences within:
- the tkt gene encoding transketolase, which translates into the protein MPVSPIKMADAIRVLSMDAVHKAKSGHQGMPMGMADVATVLWSKFLKFDASKPDWADRDRFVLSAGHGSMLLYSLLHLTGFKAVTMKEIENFRQWGSLTPGHPEVHHTPGVETTTGPLGQGLATAVGMAMAEAHLAARFGHDLVDHRTWVIAGDGCLMEGVSHEAISIAGRLRLKKLTVLFDDNNTTIDGEATISETGDQVARFKAAGWAVKVVDGHDHGKIAAALRWATKQDRPTMIACKTLISKGAGPKEGDPHSHGYTLFDDQIKAAREAMGWDAAPFTVPDDIAKAWKSVGRRGAKVRKAWEAKLSASAYASDFTRAMKGELPANAFEALDAHIAKALETKPVNATRVHSGSALDHLVPVIPEMIGGSADLTGSNNTLVKGMGAFDTPDYKGRYVHYGVREFGMAAAMNGMSLHGGVIPYSGTFLAFADYSRAAIRLGALMEARVIHVMTHDSIGLGEDGPTHQPVEHVASLRAIPNLLVFRPADAVEAAECWKVALQQQRTPSVMALSRQKTPHVRTQGGDLSAKGAYELLAADGGEAQVTIFASGTEVGVAVAARDILQAKGKPTRVVSTPCWELFDKQDAAYQAAVIGKAPVRIAVEAGVRMGWERFIGEDGKFVGMKSFGASAPFEVLYQKFGITAEAVAEAALS